The proteins below come from a single Corynebacterium glyciniphilum AJ 3170 genomic window:
- a CDS encoding mechanosensitive ion channel family protein, producing the protein MMDVRYLLFSLWDWIIQHGLPLSALLIAAILVPRVGRQAVRILSDRMEHGQEETKSKLALVGALVYILEIVAYFVLVLLALTNLGVPAMGAAIPATVVSAAIGFGSQNIIGDFLTGFFIISERHYGVGDVVTFDDTSGQITGTVVKLTLRSTQIRTAAGELVTVPNSKASVTINYSQKWSRAVVDLDVPMTDNESMADLLSLVERASKEAIETAGVSDSIRGDIEVQPALSITPPAAAGLPWSVGMRVNVDTSPATQWAAERAIRANLVNTFWDRYQAPGEAIAARAELGDQLPDDLRASGKHAETKRDTTGAAAAASGDSQGDNQADTDRVIAAATAGSDHMSIDDNDTDDATEVIDTEGAATLPDPDDPATEVLPSSEAEPATDERDGHGADKSDLAELVDGPYKSKTKNLLSFGGRFRPSTAGLFIALVIVGLLAMFSSNPEDGQAGILSPDRWRDTGAAVESTDETESTEPPADSVNTDAPQNTEVPQDSEDPGETGDTNTGDTGDTDGTGNQGNSGNTGGTGDSTGNTGGSGDGNGSQGNTGGNSTDTSGDDTGTGTGESTGGTDQNQGQAQRNSTSGGDTGSGETTAP; encoded by the coding sequence ATGATGGACGTTAGATACCTCTTGTTCTCCCTCTGGGACTGGATCATCCAGCACGGTCTGCCCCTGTCTGCCCTGTTGATAGCAGCCATCCTGGTCCCGCGTGTCGGTCGACAGGCCGTACGCATCCTCAGCGACCGGATGGAACACGGGCAAGAGGAGACGAAATCGAAGCTCGCTCTCGTCGGCGCGCTGGTCTACATACTGGAGATCGTCGCCTACTTCGTCCTCGTGCTGCTGGCCTTGACCAACCTCGGCGTGCCGGCGATGGGTGCCGCCATCCCCGCCACCGTCGTCTCCGCCGCCATCGGTTTCGGTTCGCAGAACATCATCGGGGACTTCCTGACCGGATTCTTCATCATCTCGGAGCGGCACTACGGGGTCGGCGACGTCGTCACCTTCGATGACACCAGTGGTCAGATCACCGGAACGGTAGTGAAGCTTACCCTCCGGTCGACGCAGATCCGGACCGCTGCGGGTGAACTGGTCACCGTGCCGAATAGCAAGGCCAGTGTCACCATCAACTACTCGCAGAAGTGGTCCAGGGCCGTCGTCGACCTTGACGTGCCCATGACCGATAACGAATCCATGGCCGATCTGCTCTCCCTCGTCGAACGCGCCTCGAAGGAGGCCATCGAGACTGCCGGGGTCAGCGACAGCATCCGTGGAGACATTGAGGTGCAGCCTGCCCTCAGCATCACACCGCCGGCAGCAGCCGGATTACCGTGGTCTGTCGGCATGAGAGTCAACGTCGACACCAGCCCGGCGACACAGTGGGCCGCCGAGCGCGCTATCCGTGCAAACCTCGTCAACACATTCTGGGACCGTTACCAGGCACCCGGCGAAGCGATCGCCGCTCGCGCTGAACTTGGCGACCAGCTTCCGGATGATCTACGCGCCTCAGGGAAGCATGCTGAGACGAAGAGAGACACGACGGGGGCGGCCGCGGCTGCATCTGGCGACAGTCAGGGAGATAACCAGGCTGATACGGACCGTGTGATCGCCGCCGCAACCGCGGGCAGTGATCACATGTCGATCGACGACAACGACACCGACGACGCTACCGAGGTCATTGACACCGAAGGCGCTGCCACGCTTCCGGATCCCGACGACCCCGCCACCGAGGTCCTTCCGTCATCCGAAGCTGAGCCTGCCACTGATGAACGTGACGGCCATGGTGCCGACAAGTCCGATCTCGCCGAGCTGGTGGACGGCCCCTACAAATCCAAGACGAAGAATCTGCTGAGCTTCGGCGGCCGGTTCAGGCCGTCCACCGCCGGATTGTTCATTGCGCTCGTCATCGTGGGTCTGCTGGCGATGTTCTCCAGCAACCCGGAGGACGGCCAGGCCGGAATCCTGTCCCCCGACCGCTGGCGGGACACCGGTGCTGCTGTGGAATCCACCGACGAGACCGAGAGCACCGAGCCGCCGGCCGACTCAGTCAACACCGACGCTCCCCAGAACACCGAGGTACCCCAGGACAGCGAAGACCCGGGTGAGACCGGTGACACCAACACCGGTGACACAGGTGACACCGACGGCACAGGGAACCAAGGAAACTCAGGGAACACCGGAGGCACCGGTGACTCCACGGGTAACACTGGCGGATCAGGGGACGGAAACGGTTCCCAGGGAAACACCGGCGGAAACTCCACCGACACCAGTGGCGACGATACGGGTACCGGTACCGGGGAATCCACCGGAGGCACCGACCAGAACCAGGGCCAGGCCCAGCGGAACTCCACCTCCGGTGGAGACACCGGGTCGGGGGAAACGACCGCACCGTAG
- a CDS encoding acetolactate synthase large subunit: MNDTSRPHPSPATVAASGRSRKPERINGAQAVVRSLEELGTDVVFGLPGGAVLPLYEALYGSEKLNHILVRHEQGAGHAATGYAQVSGEVGVCIATSGPGATNLVTPLADANMDSVPIVAITGQVGSHLLGTDGFQEADIRGITMPITKHSFMVTRPEEIPAAIAEAFHVASTGRPGAVLVDIPKDVQNAELDFVWPPSYRLPGYHPVTTPHSRQIEEAARLIAEAKRPVIYAGGGVLKANAHKELLAFAEATGVPVTTTLMALGVFPQSHPQFLGMPGMHGTVPAVAALQKSDLILALGARFDDRVTGDVDSFAPGAKVIHADIDPAEIGKIREVNVPIVGDAREVLVALRQAMEARPQEQDIARWTAYLDGLKEDFPPGYDEPEDGKLAPQYVLEQLTDAAGPEAVYVAGVGQHQMWAAQFLRFEKPRTWLNSGGLGTMGYSVPAAMGAKAAAPDTEVWAVDGDGCFQMTNQELVTCAVEGLPIKIALINNGNLGMVRQWQTLFFDGHYSHTNLKPGENYLPDFVGLAESMGCAAFRVTEKDDVAATIAKAREINDRPVVIDFIVGEDAQVWPMISAGASNDEVQYVRDLRPLFEQEQSAAEDPEEIRKIVEEGEEN; encoded by the coding sequence GTGAATGACACCTCACGCCCACACCCCAGTCCTGCGACAGTCGCTGCCTCAGGACGCAGCCGTAAGCCTGAACGCATCAATGGCGCCCAGGCGGTAGTCCGTTCCCTCGAGGAGCTGGGCACCGACGTCGTCTTCGGCCTCCCCGGTGGTGCGGTACTCCCGCTCTACGAGGCTCTCTACGGGTCCGAGAAGCTCAACCACATCCTCGTCCGCCACGAGCAGGGTGCAGGTCACGCTGCCACCGGCTATGCCCAGGTCTCCGGGGAAGTCGGAGTGTGCATCGCTACGTCCGGGCCCGGTGCGACGAACCTGGTTACTCCACTTGCCGACGCCAACATGGATTCCGTCCCGATCGTGGCGATCACCGGACAGGTCGGCAGCCATCTCCTGGGAACCGACGGTTTCCAGGAAGCTGACATCCGCGGCATCACGATGCCGATCACGAAACACAGCTTCATGGTGACCCGTCCCGAAGAGATCCCGGCGGCAATCGCCGAGGCCTTCCACGTGGCCAGCACAGGCCGTCCGGGTGCGGTGTTGGTCGATATTCCTAAGGACGTGCAGAATGCGGAGCTGGACTTCGTCTGGCCACCGTCCTACCGGTTGCCGGGGTATCACCCGGTGACCACCCCGCACTCGCGCCAGATCGAGGAAGCGGCACGCCTCATTGCCGAGGCGAAGCGTCCTGTCATCTATGCCGGCGGTGGAGTCCTGAAAGCCAATGCGCACAAGGAACTCCTCGCCTTCGCCGAAGCCACCGGTGTGCCGGTGACGACGACGCTGATGGCTCTGGGTGTGTTCCCGCAGTCGCACCCGCAGTTTCTCGGTATGCCCGGAATGCACGGCACGGTTCCCGCCGTGGCGGCCTTGCAGAAGTCCGACCTCATCCTCGCGCTCGGTGCGCGGTTCGACGACCGCGTCACCGGTGATGTCGATTCGTTCGCTCCCGGCGCCAAAGTCATCCACGCCGACATCGATCCCGCGGAGATCGGCAAGATCCGCGAGGTCAACGTGCCGATCGTCGGCGACGCCCGCGAGGTGCTCGTCGCACTGCGACAGGCGATGGAGGCGCGACCGCAGGAGCAGGACATAGCTCGCTGGACGGCGTACCTGGACGGTCTCAAGGAGGACTTCCCTCCGGGCTACGACGAGCCGGAGGACGGGAAGCTCGCACCGCAGTACGTCCTCGAGCAGCTCACGGACGCAGCAGGCCCGGAGGCCGTCTATGTCGCAGGCGTCGGTCAGCACCAGATGTGGGCCGCGCAGTTCCTGAGGTTCGAGAAGCCGCGCACCTGGCTGAATTCCGGTGGTCTGGGAACCATGGGATACTCGGTCCCCGCCGCGATGGGAGCCAAGGCCGCCGCGCCCGACACCGAAGTGTGGGCCGTGGACGGCGACGGCTGCTTCCAGATGACCAACCAGGAACTCGTCACCTGCGCCGTCGAAGGCCTGCCGATCAAGATCGCCCTGATCAACAACGGCAATCTCGGCATGGTGCGGCAGTGGCAGACACTGTTCTTCGACGGTCACTACTCCCACACCAATCTCAAGCCAGGCGAGAACTACCTCCCGGACTTCGTGGGGCTCGCGGAATCGATGGGATGCGCCGCCTTCCGGGTCACGGAGAAGGACGACGTGGCGGCGACGATCGCCAAGGCCCGTGAGATCAACGACCGCCCCGTCGTCATCGACTTCATTGTTGGTGAGGACGCACAGGTCTGGCCGATGATCTCCGCTGGCGCGTCCAATGACGAAGTCCAGTACGTCCGCGACCTGCGACCCTTGTTCGAGCAGGAGCAGTCCGCCGCAGAGGATCCCGAGGAAATCCGCAAGATCGTCGAGGAAGGCGAGGAGAACTAA
- the ilvN gene encoding acetolactate synthase small subunit, which produces MSQVHTLSVLCEDVDGIASRITGMFTRRAFSIISIASGQTEVAGVNRFTIQVEGEDHVIEQITKQLNKLIPVIKVSRHDPDSIVCRGLMLVKVSADNSNRTQVVESAKLFRAHVVDVGPESVVIEATGTPTKLKALLEVLEPFGIRELVESSVTAVSRGQKAMYPAKL; this is translated from the coding sequence ATGTCTCAAGTCCACACTCTGAGTGTCCTGTGTGAGGATGTCGACGGCATCGCGTCCCGTATTACCGGGATGTTCACCCGCCGAGCCTTCAGCATCATTTCGATCGCCTCGGGCCAGACCGAGGTCGCCGGCGTCAACCGCTTCACCATCCAGGTGGAAGGGGAGGACCACGTGATCGAACAGATCACCAAGCAGCTCAACAAGCTGATCCCTGTGATCAAGGTCAGCCGCCACGACCCGGACTCCATCGTGTGCCGGGGTCTGATGTTGGTGAAAGTCTCCGCTGACAACTCCAACCGCACCCAGGTGGTCGAGTCGGCCAAGTTGTTCCGGGCGCATGTCGTCGACGTGGGTCCGGAGTCCGTGGTCATCGAGGCGACCGGAACGCCGACGAAGCTCAAGGCGCTGCTGGAGGTCCTGGAACCCTTCGGGATCCGGGAGCTCGTGGAGTCCAGCGTGACCGCGGTCAGTCGCGGCCAGAAGGCGATGTACCCCGCGAAACTCTGA
- the ilvC gene encoding ketol-acid reductoisomerase, with product MAIDVFYDDDADLSIIQGRKVAVLGYGSQGHAHAQNLRDSGVEVVIGLREGSKSAAKAEEAGFKVLSNADAAAWADVVMVLVPDTTQATVYAEDIAPNLEDGNAVFFGHGLNIHFELIKPADNVTVAMAAPKGPGHLVRRQFVDGKGVPCLIAVEQDPKGEGRDLALSYAAAIGGARAGVIPTTFEAETVTDLFGEQAVLCGGTEELVKTGFEVLTEAGYEPEMAYFECLHELKLIVDLMFEGGIANMNYSVSDTAEFGGYLSGPRVIDAGTKDRMKDILSDIQDGTFTKRLIANVEGGNKELEGLRADYAKHPIETTGTKLRDLMSWVKNPLDATA from the coding sequence ATGGCAATTGACGTTTTCTACGACGACGACGCTGACCTGTCGATCATCCAGGGCCGCAAGGTTGCCGTGCTCGGCTACGGTTCGCAGGGGCACGCTCACGCCCAGAACCTGCGCGACTCCGGTGTTGAGGTCGTCATCGGCCTGCGCGAGGGCTCGAAGTCCGCTGCCAAGGCTGAAGAGGCCGGATTCAAGGTCCTCTCCAATGCCGATGCTGCGGCTTGGGCCGACGTTGTCATGGTGCTGGTGCCCGACACCACCCAGGCCACCGTCTACGCCGAAGACATCGCACCGAACCTGGAGGACGGCAACGCCGTGTTCTTCGGGCACGGACTGAACATCCACTTCGAGCTGATCAAGCCGGCGGACAACGTCACTGTCGCCATGGCTGCTCCGAAGGGGCCGGGGCACCTGGTCCGTCGCCAGTTTGTCGACGGTAAGGGCGTGCCCTGCCTGATCGCTGTCGAGCAGGATCCGAAGGGTGAGGGCCGCGACCTGGCGCTGTCCTATGCTGCCGCCATCGGTGGTGCACGCGCTGGCGTCATCCCGACCACTTTCGAGGCGGAGACCGTCACTGACCTGTTCGGCGAGCAGGCTGTGCTCTGCGGCGGCACCGAGGAGCTCGTCAAGACCGGCTTCGAGGTTCTCACCGAGGCCGGCTACGAGCCGGAGATGGCCTACTTTGAGTGCCTGCACGAGCTGAAGCTGATCGTGGACCTGATGTTCGAGGGCGGCATCGCCAACATGAACTACTCGGTCTCCGACACCGCGGAGTTCGGCGGTTACCTCTCCGGCCCGCGCGTCATCGACGCCGGCACCAAGGACCGCATGAAGGACATCCTGTCCGACATCCAGGACGGCACCTTCACCAAGCGACTGATCGCCAACGTGGAAGGTGGTAACAAGGAGCTCGAGGGCCTGCGCGCCGACTACGCCAAGCACCCGATCGAGACCACCGGCACCAAGCTGCGCGATCTCATGAGCTGGGTCAAGAACCCACTCGACGCCACCGCGTAG
- a CDS encoding cation diffusion facilitator family transporter codes for MGHDHSHDHETGHGHSHATQVRGKALWIVIAMTSTIFVAQVIGGVVSGSLALLADAGHMLSDAGGLVVAALAMMVGSRPATARSTYGFRRAEVLAAAVNAGAVAVIGVWIAVAAFRRMGEGPEEIQTGLMLAVAVVGLLANVVSAVILHRNAGESLNMKGAYLHVLVDLLGSVAVIVAALVIAGTGWYWVDAAASLIIAAMILPRAWSLMKEAGTVLMEQVPTGVDPVEVQEAVSATDGVYGSHDLHIWSVDGESSMATVHVVTTGDEHAVRKGVKKVFEDRGIGHVTVQTEAAAVREASPRVCDTGCGEICRP; via the coding sequence ATGGGGCACGACCACTCTCACGACCACGAGACCGGACACGGGCACAGTCACGCCACGCAGGTCCGCGGAAAGGCCCTCTGGATCGTCATCGCGATGACCTCCACGATCTTCGTGGCCCAGGTCATCGGCGGAGTGGTGTCCGGATCCCTGGCATTGCTCGCTGATGCAGGTCACATGCTGTCGGATGCGGGTGGGCTCGTTGTCGCGGCACTGGCGATGATGGTCGGGTCGCGTCCGGCGACGGCTCGGTCCACCTACGGATTCCGCCGTGCGGAAGTGCTGGCTGCGGCAGTCAACGCCGGGGCTGTTGCGGTGATCGGTGTGTGGATCGCCGTTGCAGCGTTCCGACGTATGGGAGAGGGGCCGGAGGAGATTCAGACCGGGCTGATGCTCGCCGTCGCCGTGGTGGGGCTGCTGGCCAACGTCGTGTCGGCGGTTATCCTCCACCGCAATGCAGGGGAGTCACTGAACATGAAGGGTGCCTATCTCCACGTCCTTGTGGATCTCCTGGGGTCGGTGGCCGTTATCGTCGCCGCACTCGTCATCGCTGGCACCGGATGGTACTGGGTGGACGCAGCGGCCTCGCTGATCATTGCCGCGATGATTCTTCCGCGGGCATGGTCCTTGATGAAGGAGGCCGGCACCGTCCTGATGGAGCAGGTGCCGACGGGGGTGGACCCCGTGGAGGTGCAGGAGGCAGTCAGTGCGACAGACGGAGTCTACGGTTCACACGACCTGCATATCTGGTCGGTAGACGGGGAGTCGTCGATGGCGACGGTTCATGTGGTGACCACCGGAGACGAACATGCTGTACGCAAGGGGGTCAAGAAGGTCTTTGAAGACCGGGGGATCGGCCATGTGACCGTCCAGACAGAGGCGGCAGCGGTGCGGGAGGCCTCCCCACGGGTATGTGATACCGGGTGCGGGGAGATCTGCAGGCCGTAG
- a CDS encoding CitMHS family transporter: MQSPGGLTAIGLGIIIVTVGILLRGRSNPTVVMTLVPVVGAIIAGYGIKSIGEFYESGLGSVMNVVVMFIFAIIYFGILSDTGLFTPLVKGLIIATRGNVILVALGTAAIGMVVHLDGAGATTFLITIPALLPLYKAMHMSRYVLLAIVATAASVMNMVPWAGPIGRAASVVDQTPVELWQHILPLQGIALVLVFVIAALLGLKEQRRIAKLRKTPEFVGTDDVDVHSLAADFIAREKEKQEEIGAQMRTGRWVTVFNIVLSVAMLVLLMSGWIEPGPVFLVGTAIALVVNFPLSGEQADTLKRHAPNALSMAGVILAAAMFLGVLNESGMLEEIALSLLHILPDSVGSQLHVIVGLLGVPLDLLTSTDAYYFSVLPVVQETVASFGVSGSGAAAALIIGNIIGTFVSPFSPALWLAIGLSGGTIGKHIKLTFPIAWAFGIVMVLIALAMGLTA, from the coding sequence ATGCAGTCACCTGGCGGGCTAACAGCCATAGGCCTGGGAATTATCATCGTCACCGTCGGCATCCTGCTGCGCGGCAGGAGTAACCCCACCGTCGTGATGACGCTTGTCCCGGTCGTGGGCGCCATCATCGCCGGCTACGGCATCAAGAGCATCGGCGAATTCTACGAGTCCGGTCTCGGTTCGGTGATGAACGTCGTGGTGATGTTCATCTTCGCGATCATCTACTTCGGAATACTCAGTGATACCGGCCTGTTCACCCCGCTGGTAAAGGGTCTGATCATCGCCACCCGCGGCAACGTCATCCTGGTGGCACTGGGCACTGCCGCCATCGGTATGGTCGTGCACCTCGACGGTGCCGGTGCCACGACCTTCCTGATCACTATTCCCGCGTTGCTGCCGTTGTACAAGGCCATGCACATGTCCCGGTACGTGCTGCTGGCCATCGTGGCCACCGCAGCCTCTGTGATGAACATGGTGCCGTGGGCGGGTCCGATCGGTCGCGCGGCCTCCGTGGTCGACCAGACCCCGGTCGAACTCTGGCAGCACATCCTGCCGCTGCAGGGCATTGCCCTGGTACTCGTTTTCGTGATTGCCGCGTTGCTCGGCCTCAAGGAGCAGCGCCGCATCGCCAAACTCCGCAAGACACCCGAGTTCGTCGGCACCGACGACGTGGACGTCCACAGTCTCGCTGCAGACTTCATCGCGCGTGAGAAAGAGAAGCAGGAAGAGATCGGTGCGCAGATGCGGACCGGCAGGTGGGTCACGGTCTTCAACATCGTCCTGTCGGTCGCTATGCTCGTTCTCCTCATGTCCGGCTGGATCGAGCCGGGACCGGTCTTCCTCGTCGGCACCGCCATCGCCCTCGTCGTCAACTTCCCGCTCTCCGGGGAGCAGGCAGACACCTTGAAACGTCACGCCCCGAACGCGCTCTCCATGGCCGGAGTCATCCTCGCCGCCGCCATGTTCCTCGGCGTTCTGAACGAGTCCGGCATGCTCGAGGAGATCGCCCTCAGTCTGCTCCACATTCTCCCGGATTCCGTGGGCTCACAGCTGCACGTAATCGTCGGCCTTCTCGGCGTTCCGCTCGACCTGCTGACATCCACCGACGCCTACTACTTCTCGGTGCTGCCTGTGGTCCAGGAAACCGTGGCGTCATTCGGTGTCTCCGGAAGCGGCGCCGCAGCCGCCCTGATCATCGGCAACATCATCGGCACCTTCGTCAGCCCCTTCTCCCCCGCTCTGTGGCTGGCCATCGGCCTGTCCGGCGGCACCATCGGCAAGCACATCAAGCTGACTTTCCCGATTGCGTGGGCATTCGGCATCGTCATGGTGCTGATCGCCCTGGCCATGGGGCTCACGGCCTGA
- the serA gene encoding phosphoglycerate dehydrogenase — MSQNSRPVVLIADKLAQSTVDALGDSVEVRWVDGPNRPELLEAVKGVDALLVRSATTVDAEVLEAAQNLQIVGRAGVGLDNVDIDAATAKGVMVANAPTSNIHSACEHAISLLLSTARQIPAADRTLREHEWKRSSFQGVEIFGKTVGIVGFGHIGQLFAQRLAAFETDIIAYDPYANPARAAQLGVELVELDELVGRSDFVTIHLPKTKETAGMFNAELLAKAKEGQIIINAARGGLVDEQALADAIKSGPVRGAGFDVYSSEPCTDSPLFELDEVVVTPHLGASTVEAQDRAGTDVAASVLKALAGDFVPDAVNVTGGKVSEEVALWLGLATKLGKVASGLLDDAVTSVNVEARGELSSENVDALGLSALRGVFSGVVDEQVTFVNTPQIASERGVNLAVTTADESVTHRSVLEVTVVTGDGTSVSVIGALTGLERVDKIVRINGRGLDLRAQGLNLFLNYTDQPGALGTVGTFLGRAGINIDAAALTQDADQGSATLVLRVEKEIPQDLQDQIADSLSASRAVLLDLS; from the coding sequence GTGAGTCAGAATTCCCGTCCCGTCGTTCTCATCGCCGACAAGCTCGCCCAGTCCACCGTGGACGCGCTGGGGGACTCCGTCGAGGTCCGTTGGGTTGACGGCCCGAACCGCCCTGAACTGCTGGAGGCGGTCAAGGGCGTTGACGCACTCCTGGTCCGCTCCGCCACCACTGTTGATGCGGAAGTACTTGAGGCCGCCCAGAATCTGCAGATCGTGGGCCGCGCTGGAGTGGGTCTGGACAACGTCGACATCGACGCCGCCACCGCCAAGGGTGTGATGGTCGCCAATGCGCCGACGTCCAACATCCACTCCGCCTGTGAGCACGCGATCTCGCTGCTGCTGTCGACGGCACGCCAGATTCCTGCTGCGGACCGGACCCTGCGCGAGCACGAATGGAAGCGGTCCTCCTTCCAGGGGGTCGAGATCTTCGGCAAGACTGTGGGTATCGTCGGGTTCGGCCACATCGGACAGCTTTTTGCCCAGCGCCTCGCAGCGTTCGAGACCGACATCATCGCCTACGATCCCTACGCCAACCCGGCCCGTGCCGCGCAGCTCGGCGTGGAGCTCGTCGAACTCGATGAACTTGTCGGTCGGTCCGATTTTGTGACGATCCACCTGCCCAAGACCAAGGAGACCGCCGGCATGTTCAATGCCGAGCTGTTGGCCAAGGCAAAGGAGGGGCAGATCATCATCAACGCAGCCCGCGGCGGGCTGGTTGACGAGCAGGCGTTGGCTGATGCCATCAAGAGCGGCCCCGTTCGTGGTGCCGGCTTCGACGTGTACTCGTCCGAGCCCTGCACCGATTCACCGCTCTTCGAACTCGACGAGGTAGTTGTGACCCCGCACCTGGGTGCTTCCACGGTGGAGGCCCAGGACCGTGCGGGCACCGATGTCGCAGCATCAGTGCTGAAGGCGCTGGCCGGTGATTTCGTGCCTGACGCCGTCAACGTCACCGGTGGCAAGGTCAGTGAGGAAGTTGCGCTCTGGCTCGGTCTGGCGACCAAGCTCGGCAAGGTTGCCTCGGGTCTGCTGGATGACGCAGTCACCTCCGTGAACGTCGAAGCGCGCGGTGAGCTGTCCTCCGAGAATGTCGATGCACTGGGGCTGTCCGCTCTGCGCGGGGTCTTCTCCGGTGTGGTGGATGAGCAGGTCACCTTTGTCAATACGCCGCAGATTGCCTCGGAGCGGGGCGTGAACCTTGCGGTCACCACTGCTGACGAGTCGGTGACCCACCGTTCCGTCCTCGAGGTCACCGTCGTCACCGGTGACGGCACATCGGTGTCCGTCATCGGTGCGCTGACCGGACTCGAGCGTGTGGACAAGATCGTCCGGATCAACGGACGTGGTCTGGACCTGCGCGCTCAGGGGCTGAACCTGTTCCTCAACTACACGGACCAGCCGGGCGCGCTGGGCACCGTCGGCACTTTCCTGGGGCGCGCCGGCATCAACATCGACGCAGCTGCCCTGACTCAGGATGCGGACCAGGGGTCGGCCACGTTGGTGCTGCGTGTCGAGAAAGAGATTCCGCAGGACCTGCAGGATCAGATCGCTGACTCCTTGTCGGCATCACGTGCTGTGCTGCTCGACCTGAGCTAG
- a CDS encoding MarR family winged helix-turn-helix transcriptional regulator has translation MTDNNAANHTPAYVPTDEDNRFAHEFRDALREGLHMARLLDHRGSLTLTQLGILNTLTEEPHSIGLLARINGMTQPGMTQQIDKLERAGVVRRVRSPRDARVTLVEITDEGRSTRTRDNTLRNDALAEHFDLLDEDGRRRIADALEPLTKFASAYIRRVSEDTPKNDAPRTMERHDRE, from the coding sequence GTGACTGACAACAATGCTGCCAACCACACTCCCGCCTACGTCCCGACGGACGAGGACAACCGATTCGCCCATGAATTCCGTGACGCACTCCGCGAAGGCCTGCACATGGCGCGGCTGCTTGATCACCGGGGGAGCCTGACTCTTACCCAGTTGGGCATTCTCAACACGCTGACCGAGGAGCCTCACTCCATAGGTCTGCTTGCTCGCATCAACGGAATGACCCAGCCGGGTATGACCCAGCAGATCGACAAACTGGAGCGCGCCGGTGTCGTCCGCCGCGTTCGCAGTCCCCGGGATGCCCGGGTCACCCTGGTCGAGATTACGGACGAAGGACGGTCCACGCGGACGAGGGACAACACTCTGCGCAACGACGCGCTGGCCGAGCACTTCGACCTGCTCGACGAGGACGGACGGCGACGCATTGCCGACGCACTGGAACCGCTGACGAAGTTCGCCAGCGCGTACATTCGCCGGGTCAGTGAAGACACTCCGAAGAACGATGCTCCGAGAACGATGGAAAGGCACGACCGCGAATGA
- a CDS encoding MFS transporter: MRQDTQEATLNGATLESEKTSMMRQPVAVWATALACVFAFMGIGLVDPILPAIAENLDAGASEVSLLFTSYFAVTAVMMLVTGAVSSRIGGKKTLLSGLALIVIFAGLAGTSNSVGELVGYRAGWGLGNALFVATALAVIVSVASGGRAVAIILYEAALGLGMAAGPLLGAALGSLNWRGPFFGTAALMLIALVVLLFKLPATPPPAEKTSLSAPLKALRHRGLFGVSFSALFYNFGFFTVLAYTPFILGFGEIGIGAVFFGWGCCLAVFSVFIAPLIQNRIGAANTTMTTLVGLLLIYVLLGVFHDTTPVVVALVVISGALLGINNTMYTEMAMSVSDAPQPVASAGYNFVRWMGGVIAPFTATKLGEGVGVSVPYYVAAVVAVLAVIVMLASRNHVEAHGPEAV, encoded by the coding sequence ATGAGACAAGACACCCAGGAGGCCACGCTCAACGGCGCGACACTCGAATCAGAGAAGACGTCAATGATGCGGCAGCCTGTCGCGGTGTGGGCGACCGCCCTGGCCTGCGTCTTCGCCTTCATGGGTATCGGGCTTGTTGACCCGATCCTTCCCGCCATTGCAGAGAACCTTGATGCGGGAGCGTCAGAAGTCTCCCTGCTGTTTACCAGCTACTTCGCGGTCACCGCAGTGATGATGTTGGTCACAGGCGCTGTCTCCAGCCGCATCGGCGGCAAGAAGACGCTGCTGTCGGGCCTCGCGCTCATTGTTATCTTCGCCGGGCTGGCAGGAACCTCGAACAGCGTCGGTGAACTTGTCGGCTACCGCGCGGGATGGGGCCTGGGCAACGCCCTCTTCGTGGCAACCGCGCTCGCCGTGATCGTGTCGGTGGCCAGCGGTGGTCGCGCGGTCGCCATCATTCTCTACGAGGCGGCACTGGGGCTCGGTATGGCGGCCGGGCCGTTGCTGGGGGCGGCGCTCGGTTCGCTGAACTGGCGTGGGCCGTTCTTCGGAACCGCGGCGTTGATGCTCATCGCCCTGGTCGTTCTCCTGTTCAAGCTGCCTGCCACGCCGCCGCCGGCAGAGAAGACCAGCCTCTCGGCACCGTTGAAGGCACTCAGGCACCGGGGCCTCTTCGGAGTTTCCTTCTCCGCCCTGTTCTACAACTTCGGTTTCTTCACCGTTCTGGCCTATACACCGTTCATCCTCGGTTTCGGCGAGATCGGCATCGGTGCAGTGTTCTTCGGGTGGGGCTGCTGCCTGGCCGTGTTCTCCGTGTTCATCGCTCCGCTGATCCAGAACCGCATTGGTGCGGCGAATACGACGATGACGACACTGGTCGGCCTGCTGCTGATCTACGTCCTGCTCGGCGTGTTCCACGACACCACCCCGGTTGTGGTGGCACTTGTGGTGATCTCCGGCGCGTTACTGGGCATCAACAATACGATGTATACCGAGATGGCCATGAGTGTCTCGGACGCTCCGCAGCCGGTGGCGTCGGCAGGCTACAACTTCGTCCGGTGGATGGGTGGAGTCATCGCTCCGTTCACCGCCACCAAGCTCGGGGAAGGAGTCGG